The Castanea sativa cultivar Marrone di Chiusa Pesio chromosome 11, ASM4071231v1 genome contains a region encoding:
- the LOC142617592 gene encoding uncharacterized protein LOC142617592, translated as MKWARDHRDDATNGAHSTAKQHNERETLSATEMQDQMDQFTYIMQQRFLLGEDHEHLDYSKIDNDETLDDHWQREASHDAERDKLNKEVDDLRKETPKSFWRKDLAALDGQLDELEKSDA; from the exons ATGAA ATGGGCTCGGGATCATCGAGATGATGCAACCAATGGTGCCCACTCCACTGCAAAACAACACAATGAGAGAGAAACTTTATCTGCCACAGAGATGCAAGATCAGATGGATCAATTCACTTACATCATGCAGCAGAGGTTTCTGTTAGGGGAAGATCATGAACATTTAGATTATTCAAAAATAGATAATGATGAGACCCTGGATGATCACTGGCAAAGAGAAGCCAGCCATGATGCTGAAAGGGATAAGCTCAATAAGGAGGTTGATGATTTGAGAAAGGAAACTCCAAAGTCCTTTTGGAGGAAAGATCTTGCTGCTTTGGATGGGCAACTCGAT GAGCTTGAGAAAAGTGATGCTTAG
- the LOC142614977 gene encoding uncharacterized protein LOC142614977: MLPGQVVWQPYEAEFEDLPPWCVAGRAVWTATVPLVCFHLVEKHTPDRVVRQFGMIQEIPRNVDTDTVLHAIDLRGKVGVDWMRKHAAHITEWGNRLQQRCEAVLGDMPPQHEYFDWYKKVTRRFINVLGARLIIMIEGYARLLRRHPVGTEDHKDITDVLNAVQEIGRVQPPIPEAPNEEAATPAAAPTQSPSTSRALVERGSRSSAATPRVVPTPDPHPSTPNPSPSPTIPSPIPHPSPSPTIIPSPTPHPCPGSDIRPPTPRSFPELSPIPSFDLGLDLTPPDMHPQPPSHSTSTGPSSGIDPPHVHVDQAVGLPAEAGGWPKRIEKAPPCGTRGHKHGHNVGPEASDEGHARPPPHYTRRRKVQKR; this comes from the exons ATGTTGCCAGGCCAG GTGGTGTGGCAGCCGTATGAAGCTGAATTCGAGGACCTTCCGCCGTGGTGCGTTGCAGGGAGGGCCGTGTGGACGGCAACGGTGCCACTTGTATGTTTCCACctagtagagaaacatacaccgGATCGTGTCGTTCGTCAATTCGGGATGATCCAAGAAATTCCCCGTAATGTTGACACCGATACAGTGCTTCATGCCATTGATTTGAGGGGGAAGGTTGGTGTTGATTGGATGCGGAAACATGCTGCGCATATTACAGAGTGGGGTAATCGCCTTCAACAGCGTTGTGAAGCAGTGCTTGGTGATATGCCTCCACAACACGAGTACTTCGATTGGTACAAAAAGGTAACTCGGAGGTTCATCAATGTCCTCGGTGCTAGATTGATTATAATG ATTGAAGGATATGCCCGTTTGTTGAGGCGTCACCCAGTGGGCACGGAGGACCACAAGGACATTACTGATGTGCTAAATGCAGTGCAGGAGATTGGCCGTGTACAACCTCCTATCCCTGAGGCCCCGAATGAGGAGGCAGCTACTCCTGCGGCAGCGCCTACTCAAAGCCCAAGCACGAGTAGAGCTCTTGTCGAACGTGGGTCTCGTTCGTCTGCTGCTACCCCGAGAGTTGTCCCTACCCCCGATCCCCACCCATCCACCCCAAatccatcccctagccccaccATCCCCTCACCCAtcccacatccatcccctagccccaccATCATCCCTTCACCCACTCCACATCCATGTCCTGGGTCTGACATCCGTCCACCCACCCCACGGTCATTTCCTGAGCTGTCACCCATTCCTTCCTTTGACCTGGGTCTTGATCTAACCCCTCCTGACATGCACCCACAGCCACCCTCCCACAGTACATCCACTGGCCCTTCTTCGGGCATTGACCCACCCCATGTGCACGTTGACCAGGCTGTTGGGTTACCTGCAGAGGCAGGAGGTTGGCCGAAACGCATAGAAAAGGCACCTCCTTGTGGGACAAGGGGGCACAAACATGGACACAATGTTGGGCCCGAGGCATCTGACGAAGGACATGCAAGACCTCCTCCTCATTATACGCGACGACGTAAAGTTCAAAAAAGGTAA
- the LOC142615310 gene encoding uncharacterized protein LOC142615310 isoform X1, producing MVSSWWLCSMHYRKDITYGVFSEPVDPSELPDYHEVIEHPMDFGTVTKKVSGGAYATLEQFEKDVFLICSNAMQYNAPNTIYF from the exons ATGGTCAGCTCTTGGTGGTTGTGTTCTATGCATTACAG GAAGGACATTACTTATGGTGTATTTTCCGAGCCTGTGGACCCGAGTGAG CTTCCTGACTATCATGAGGTAATTGAGCACCCAATGGATTTTGGAACTGTGACGAAGAAAGTTTCTGGTGGAGCTTATGCCACTTTGGAACAGTTTGAG AAAGATGTGTTCTTAATCTGTTCAAATGCAATGCAGTATAATGCACCCAATACCATATATTTTTGA
- the LOC142615310 gene encoding uncharacterized protein LOC142615310 isoform X2, with product MHGQLLVVVFYALQDITYGVFSEPVDPSELPDYHEVIEHPMDFGTVTKKVSGGAYATLEQFEKDVFLICSNAMQYNAPNTIYF from the exons ATGCATGGTCAGCTCTTGGTGGTTGTGTTCTATGCATTACAG GACATTACTTATGGTGTATTTTCCGAGCCTGTGGACCCGAGTGAG CTTCCTGACTATCATGAGGTAATTGAGCACCCAATGGATTTTGGAACTGTGACGAAGAAAGTTTCTGGTGGAGCTTATGCCACTTTGGAACAGTTTGAG AAAGATGTGTTCTTAATCTGTTCAAATGCAATGCAGTATAATGCACCCAATACCATATATTTTTGA